The DNA segment aagtagtttcatatttttaaataagaataatattgacTAAAAATTTCCTTAACAATAGTAATAAGATTGTGCCGTAGTGGTTGGTATGATATTGATGATTGAAGCTGCCGGAGGAGTGAACGGGAAAGATGTTCGAGCACAAGAGGGAAAGAGAAGGAGGTTCTATTCTGTGGTTGGTTTAGTTCTGGTGTGCGTCTTcttttctttacttttatctGTCTTCAGAGCTAAGACACAAGGATATCCTTACaggtaataatgatttttattttcaattatatatatatatatatatatatatatacaaattatatatactttataaatgtataaagaagCTTTACCATAGTATCATATAACCTtgtttattctaataatatttgaattctttTCAGGATTATGATACACTCTTTTTaaatctatgtttttttttcagttttctaTTCAAGTAAGGGCAACAGCACGAATGATTCAGAAATTGTGTGCAATTGTTTtcatagtaaataaaacaatatttattatagttttttttttatttaatttaaaattgtataatagaataaataaatgcctcttaatataataaattatagcctcatcatatattatatatggctATTGTGTTACCATCTAAGGTAATTTGAGTACCGTGTTACCATATAaggtaatgtatatatatttttataataatttaggaaCAATGGCTGTCCTATTACTCGGATAGTCTTTAAACGTCTTTTTGTACCATACATGAGCATGAATCGCTGTTTGTacctgaaaataaaacaaaattttttcattgtcATTTACAggaatttttcaaatgaatattgtttatgCAGAgagtaatttcataaattcaaaaattctaCTACAGTACCAAGGAAATTAAGAACAATAATCCtatgacattattatttgaatttaaaatgttaaataaacaaaagtattcAAAACAATAGCTTGAAATTACATTAATGAAGCCTGtaactgatatattttatcatttaagtgttttatctattaattggtattttaatgataaggTAATCAAAAAAGTACCTGGTTACAAATAACCCACAAGAAAATACAGAAGAAGGTCCTAGTGGGTACTAATAGTAGCAGTACAATGTACATAATCACTTCACACATTCTGTGTGGACTCGATACATGTTCAAACAGCCGTCCATAAGGTATCTTGTGATCTTCGGTCACCACTTTGCCTGATTTCTTGTCTTTTCGTAAGTtagcaaatataatattgctcTTGTACTGTTCATACCAAGCCCACATGAAAATTAAGCTGCAAGGAGATATAACTATTGTTTTACTATCCATCCATATAACTTTGCTTCGGTCTTGGCTGCCTGAAAGGATCCAAGCTATACTTGTAAATtctcttattaataaaatcaaataaagcaaataatttacaaatttgattaaatttgtgATTTTAGTGATTTGGTTCGCATCAaagaatgaattaaattattttccatacTGTATTAgtgaattgtaatataaatatacaaaattaactcttatatataaactttatgaaaaaaaatttatatgctcttataaaatgttttcttaccACAGAACAATGGTGACTGTCCGATTGCAGCCACTACAACCGCAAAGTAATGTACAATACCAGCTATATAATGGCTGAGATTCATTTTACTTGAGCTAGCAAACACTTGTAGGTAGTAAGTTTCATAGCATCTCCGTATACACTGTATCGTAATTAGCGAAAGTGCCAATAGACTAGCTGTTGCAGAAACTGAAAACGacataatatcattaaattaccCATGTTGAAATagcatgaaaaataaatatatattgaatactaTACCTGTGGGTTCATCTTGCtcaagaattaattttaacataaacacaACATATCTGTGAACACTAAACTCGAAACAGTACACTAAAAATGCGTATATAAGACTCAAGGTACTAAATACTGAAGAAAAAGCGTAAAAATGTCTATAGAGAGCTTTTGGCACTTCAATAATGTGCAGATAATTTGCCCCCGAACCCTGATACGCGAAACTTCCATACTTAAAGCCTTTTATCACAAATGCTGGGACGTGCttctcataattattaatcaaaaaccCGGTAAAAGCAACAGTAATCGCAACACTAAGGAATCCAAGATccaaaatattcaacattgtattttattttcactactGTAAGTTAAGACATatgagtattttatatttctaagctTAAAGAAAGTTATTCGCTGGGCCAAGTAGAACTTAACGGTATtaatacagttttttaaactttcgtCCCCATtccacatattataaaattctattgcaacttatacaaatattgaattataaaagactCTATGTTGGCTAaacataagattttaaattgactgaaatattttgacacaCGAGCCAGTAGGCAAATGCCAAACTCTATTCCTTGACATGT comes from the Danaus plexippus chromosome 15, MEX_DaPlex, whole genome shotgun sequence genome and includes:
- the LOC116766313 gene encoding polyprenol reductase; the encoded protein is MLNILDLGFLSVAITVAFTGFLINNYEKHVPAFVIKGFKYGSFAYQGSGANYLHIIEVPKALYRHFYAFSSVFSTLSLIYAFLVYCFEFSVHRYVVFMLKLILEQDEPTVSATASLLALSLITIQCIRRCYETYYLQVFASSSKMNLSHYIAGIVHYFAVVVAAIGQSPLFCGSQDRSKVIWMDSKTIVISPCSLIFMWAWYEQYKSNIIFANLRKDKKSGKVVTEDHKIPYGRLFEHVSSPHRMCEVIMYIVLLLLVPTRTFFCIFLWVICNQVQTAIHAHVWYKKTFKDYPSNRTAIVPKLL